The following are encoded together in the Parabacteroides chongii genome:
- a CDS encoding RagB/SusD family nutrient uptake outer membrane protein has translation MKMNKIKYTIIGAAFVLGGITTSCNTLDIDNLDSYDESMVWHDVNLATAYVNNLYSECFTNWSSAADNNSEQVTGMPWYLGTITETGSAYKKWDYTKVRHINEAIKRLEEGLLDSKTAAGLLGQAYFMRAYTYYWMVLHHGGVPYIKVPQDKDQDDLFVKRNSTPECFQFMIEDLDHAITLLPEKIAGSSADYGRIDQCFAKAWKAKTLLLKASPQFNPSNPYGNAYWDEAYIAAKEAYDFCIAKGIALTPEYGNIWIEEQGPEVVFPVVNSNPNKISSWEYTTRPASVSRDKSYYNPTWEFVKEFPMMDGKRYDDPTGKYYVENEEAFLKSFWQNRDPRFNNVCLYNGREYPVAGKSADYRQYNALGVSSPDDQYGVNPAAHTNAVNNDIFSGFYIYKGADLTLTQEKVMTYDIDYILMRFAEVMFIYAEAANETGHSDVAVEMLKQIRQRAGIEAGSDGLYGLKVNNREEIRQAILNERNIELCFEGHRFWDLRRTRNMMHLNGWTKHGLEAIAINPDGTDMSLNEAREKISKNELTTGDFRYVIHQVPYTESAEREFVIEESFYFFPIQKVNLDENPNLEQNNNWGGMFNPTME, from the coding sequence ATGAAAATGAATAAAATAAAATATACAATTATAGGTGCTGCTTTCGTTTTAGGTGGAATAACGACCAGTTGTAATACACTGGATATCGATAACCTAGACAGCTATGACGAATCTATGGTATGGCACGATGTCAATCTGGCCACAGCTTATGTAAACAATCTTTATTCAGAATGCTTTACTAATTGGAGTTCGGCTGCGGATAATAATTCAGAGCAGGTGACAGGTATGCCTTGGTATTTAGGTACTATAACTGAGACCGGAAGTGCTTATAAGAAATGGGATTATACAAAGGTCCGTCATATCAATGAAGCCATCAAGCGCTTGGAGGAAGGTTTACTGGATAGCAAAACAGCAGCTGGGCTGCTGGGCCAAGCCTATTTTATGCGTGCTTATACCTATTATTGGATGGTTCTGCATCATGGCGGTGTTCCTTATATTAAAGTTCCTCAGGATAAAGATCAGGATGATTTGTTTGTAAAGCGTAACTCTACACCGGAGTGTTTCCAGTTCATGATTGAGGATTTGGATCACGCTATTACGTTGCTGCCTGAAAAGATTGCTGGCAGTTCTGCTGATTACGGTCGTATTGATCAGTGTTTTGCTAAGGCATGGAAAGCAAAAACTTTATTGTTGAAAGCTTCTCCGCAGTTTAATCCTAGCAATCCTTATGGAAACGCTTATTGGGATGAAGCCTATATTGCCGCTAAAGAGGCGTACGATTTCTGTATAGCTAAAGGAATTGCTCTAACTCCTGAGTATGGAAATATATGGATAGAGGAGCAGGGACCAGAAGTTGTATTTCCTGTAGTAAACTCAAATCCGAATAAAATATCATCTTGGGAATATACGACTCGTCCGGCATCAGTTAGTCGCGATAAGTCTTATTATAACCCGACTTGGGAATTTGTAAAGGAATTTCCGATGATGGACGGTAAGCGCTACGATGATCCGACTGGTAAATATTATGTAGAGAATGAAGAGGCTTTTCTAAAATCTTTTTGGCAGAATAGAGATCCGCGTTTTAACAATGTGTGTTTATATAATGGTCGTGAATATCCGGTGGCTGGAAAATCTGCGGATTATAGACAATATAATGCACTGGGCGTAAGTAGTCCGGATGATCAGTATGGTGTGAATCCGGCCGCTCATACAAATGCTGTGAATAATGATATTTTCTCCGGTTTTTATATTTATAAAGGGGCAGATCTGACATTAACACAGGAAAAGGTAATGACGTATGATATAGATTATATTCTGATGCGTTTTGCTGAGGTCATGTTTATTTATGCTGAGGCTGCTAATGAAACTGGACATTCGGATGTGGCAGTAGAGATGCTGAAACAGATCCGTCAGCGTGCTGGTATCGAAGCTGGTAGCGATGGATTGTATGGTTTGAAGGTTAATAATCGTGAAGAAATCCGTCAGGCTATTCTGAATGAGCGTAACATTGAGTTGTGCTTTGAAGGTCATCGTTTTTGGGATTTGCGTCGTACGCGTAATATGATGCATCTGAATGGCTGGACAAAGCATGGTCTTGAGGCTATTGCGATTAATCCGGATGGAACAGATATGAGTTTGAATGAAGCGAGAGAAAAGATCAGCAAAAATGAACTGACTACGGGCGACTTCCGTTATGTAATTCATCAGGTTCCTTATACAGAATCGGCTGAAAGAGAGTTTGTGATTGAAGAATCTTTTTACTTTTTCCCGATTCAG
- a CDS encoding TonB-dependent receptor has protein sequence MIKKVSIATLAMFLAASSMTATNDAESLYVNLALTLNRTTVGAVIQSISKQTGYEFSYDESLLGRKISKVSVNMENTHIENVLKEVFRNTGISYKIVNNRVFLKDETRKSAQPVGAVGGEVSQQKKSVTGVVIDNTGLPVIGANIVVKGSTDIGTITDIDGNFQLDNVPDGATLLVTYIGYIEQSVLITNDKKAYQITLHEDTQKLDEVVVVGYGVQKKVNMTGSISNVKADELSVIPNTNLSNSLAGRAPGATIRGNSGLMGASSEIRLRGGFGDPLFVIDGVIRDKEAFDNLEPYEIDQLSFLKDAASASIYGSAAGNGVVLVTTKGGTKNSKPVFNYQGSYAFSKSTQELFADRWTAIDDLNYQNAVARFQGTKEPNGEAEYAYFRDNNINYNVNDYIWQNPWNTKHSLSVTGGSEKVQYYVMGSFLAEEGSYVSLENKKFSLRSNLTVELSKYIKMNVNLDANQSNDRRFYWPFSDDDDQAVYDLYRCTFNAMKTTPFYSNLDGTPSATITDYPIYQDYGSWQGWNPVDQVVGNRYLKTHRRNMNGIVSFDFNLDFITKGLSTKIMGSYIGHDYSRKRFMTFQKNYKFQQADPEGNRFLPAPLNLNEYNTFNFSQNYENLDYRMKQLWTEQFNWFVNYANTFGKHDVGGMIVFEQAANGGEWTQAKAEQPLSNLDQMFNYSQDTERRFGDAEEYTGGRLSWIGRFNYTFDQKYIAEFSFRYDGNTLFPDGHRWGFFPSVSAAWRISQEPFMEKASSWLSNLKLRASYGTTGNDLDLSKDPIDKITAFSYLQKYNTGEAYIFGSNLGSTITPGATPNPTLTWATSTTYNGGIDFGFFNNRLSGTFDAFYRKEVDILGPRTVTIPSTYGQTLAPENYAERSWRGGELALTWMDKAANGSIDYSAYVNLGFARDRWDVLDVAATYKEGGALYALSPVGKPEGILTGLIADHLLTDQAEVDALKAQGFKQYGRDPYLGGILYKDTRGDGYSEGPDGRIDSNDAYNLLSENSTPRINYGFGGSIKWKGITVDVHFQGVGKYDRFVGGVDGGFNQHGGAVRPYFPIWTSDKVYDPEYNPDGVYPRITGSNWYESGTGNTSYWLRNGAYLRLKNLNIGYDLPKAILRPLGISHAQVFANATNLFCLSAVTEFLDPEQEYYDSYPLMKTFSFGLNFSF, from the coding sequence ATGATTAAAAAAGTTTCTATTGCTACATTAGCAATGTTTTTGGCTGCATCGTCCATGACGGCAACAAACGATGCTGAATCTTTGTATGTGAATTTGGCATTGACGCTTAATCGGACTACGGTCGGTGCTGTTATACAAAGTATTAGTAAACAAACTGGATATGAGTTTTCTTATGATGAAAGTTTATTAGGGAGGAAGATCTCTAAAGTTTCTGTCAACATGGAAAATACACATATCGAGAATGTGTTGAAAGAGGTTTTCAGGAATACAGGTATTTCATATAAGATTGTCAACAATCGTGTTTTTCTGAAGGATGAAACGAGAAAATCGGCTCAGCCTGTTGGGGCTGTTGGGGGTGAAGTTTCTCAACAGAAAAAATCAGTAACAGGTGTTGTTATCGACAATACAGGTTTGCCCGTTATTGGTGCAAATATTGTGGTGAAAGGTAGCACAGATATAGGAACGATAACAGATATAGATGGGAATTTTCAGTTGGATAATGTCCCCGATGGAGCTACTTTGTTGGTTACTTATATCGGTTATATTGAACAATCGGTTTTGATAACAAATGATAAAAAGGCCTATCAGATCACATTACATGAAGATACACAAAAGCTGGACGAAGTGGTGGTGGTAGGATATGGTGTACAAAAGAAGGTGAATATGACCGGTTCAATCTCCAATGTGAAGGCTGATGAATTGTCGGTTATTCCGAATACCAACTTATCCAACTCCCTGGCTGGACGTGCTCCAGGAGCTACGATCAGAGGTAACTCAGGGTTGATGGGAGCTTCTTCTGAAATCCGCCTGCGTGGTGGTTTTGGCGATCCTTTGTTTGTTATCGATGGAGTGATCCGCGATAAAGAGGCATTTGATAATTTGGAACCCTACGAAATTGACCAGTTGAGTTTTCTGAAAGATGCCGCTTCGGCTTCTATTTACGGATCGGCTGCCGGTAACGGGGTTGTGCTGGTAACCACGAAAGGTGGTACAAAGAACTCGAAGCCGGTGTTCAACTATCAAGGATCTTACGCATTTAGTAAATCGACTCAGGAGTTGTTTGCCGACCGATGGACAGCGATTGATGACTTGAACTATCAGAATGCCGTAGCCCGTTTCCAGGGAACGAAAGAACCTAATGGCGAAGCTGAATATGCGTATTTCCGCGACAACAACATCAATTATAATGTAAACGATTATATTTGGCAGAATCCTTGGAATACGAAACATTCTTTGAGTGTAACAGGAGGTAGCGAAAAGGTACAATATTATGTGATGGGATCTTTCCTGGCAGAAGAAGGTTCTTATGTCTCTTTGGAAAACAAGAAGTTCTCTTTGCGTTCGAACTTGACCGTCGAGTTGAGTAAATATATCAAAATGAATGTAAACCTGGATGCAAATCAGTCTAACGACAGACGTTTCTATTGGCCGTTCTCTGATGATGATGACCAGGCTGTATATGATTTGTATCGTTGTACATTCAATGCGATGAAGACGACCCCGTTTTATTCTAACTTGGATGGAACTCCTTCTGCTACTATTACAGATTATCCTATTTATCAGGATTATGGATCATGGCAGGGATGGAACCCGGTAGATCAAGTAGTGGGCAATCGTTATTTGAAAACGCATCGTCGTAATATGAATGGCATTGTTTCGTTTGATTTTAATCTTGATTTTATCACGAAAGGTTTGAGTACGAAAATCATGGGTAGCTATATTGGTCACGATTATTCTCGTAAAAGATTTATGACTTTCCAGAAGAACTATAAGTTTCAGCAGGCTGATCCTGAAGGAAACCGCTTTTTACCGGCTCCGCTGAACCTGAATGAATATAATACATTCAACTTTTCTCAGAATTATGAGAATTTGGATTATCGTATGAAGCAGTTGTGGACAGAACAGTTTAACTGGTTTGTAAACTATGCAAATACATTTGGAAAACATGACGTAGGCGGTATGATTGTATTTGAACAAGCTGCCAATGGAGGAGAATGGACACAGGCTAAAGCCGAACAGCCGTTGAGTAATCTTGATCAGATGTTCAATTATTCACAAGATACCGAACGTCGTTTTGGAGATGCTGAAGAATATACGGGAGGACGTCTGTCATGGATTGGTCGTTTCAATTATACGTTCGACCAGAAGTATATAGCAGAATTCTCTTTCCGTTATGATGGAAATACGCTGTTCCCGGATGGACATCGTTGGGGATTCTTCCCGTCTGTATCTGCTGCATGGAGAATCAGCCAGGAACCGTTTATGGAAAAAGCTTCCAGCTGGTTGAGCAATTTGAAGTTGCGTGCCTCTTATGGTACAACAGGTAATGACTTGGATTTGAGTAAAGATCCGATTGATAAGATTACTGCTTTTTCTTATTTACAAAAGTATAATACGGGTGAAGCCTATATCTTTGGCAGCAATTTGGGTAGTACGATTACACCGGGTGCTACGCCTAACCCGACATTGACTTGGGCTACTTCTACGACTTATAATGGTGGTATTGACTTTGGTTTCTTCAATAACCGTTTATCAGGTACTTTTGATGCTTTCTATCGTAAAGAGGTAGATATTCTGGGACCACGTACGGTGACCATCCCGAGCACTTATGGACAGACATTGGCTCCTGAGAATTATGCAGAACGTTCATGGAGAGGTGGCGAGTTGGCTCTTACCTGGATGGATAAGGCTGCTAATGGATCCATTGATTATTCTGCGTATGTCAATTTAGGTTTTGCACGTGATAGATGGGATGTGTTGGATGTGGCTGCTACTTATAAAGAGGGTGGAGCTCTCTATGCGTTGTCTCCTGTAGGAAAGCCTGAGGGTATTTTGACAGGTCTGATTGCAGATCATTTGTTGACAGACCAGGCTGAGGTAGATGCGCTGAAAGCACAGGGATTTAAGCAATATGGACGTGATCCGTATTTGGGTGGTATTTTGTATAAAGATACACGTGGCGACGGTTATTCAGAAGGTCCGGATGGACGTATTGATTCGAATGACGCATATAATTTGTTGAGTGAAAATAGCACTCCGCGTATCAATTATGGCTTTGGTGGAAGCATTAAGTGGAAGGGTATCACCGTGGATGTTCATTTCCAAGGTGTAGGTAAATATGATCGCTTTGTTGGTGGTGTAGATGGTGGTTTTAACCAGCATGGTGGTGCTGTTCGTCCTTATTTCCCGATCTGGACAAGCGACAAAGTATATGATCCAGAATATAATCCGGATGGTGTTTATCCGCGTATCACAGGTTCAAACTGGTATGAATCGGGAACAGGAAATACGAGCTACTGGCTGCGTAACGGAGCTTATCTTCGTTTGAAGAATCTGAATATCGGTTATGATTTGCCAAAAGCAATTCTTCGTCCGCTGGGTATTTCTCATGCACAAGTATTTGCTAATGCGACCAACCTGTTCTGTCTTTCAGCAGTAACAGAGTTCTTGGATCCTGAACAAGAATATTATGATTCATATCCATTGATGAAAACATTCTCTTTTGGTCTTAATTTCTCATTCTAA
- a CDS encoding FecR family protein, with product MTFDYGLLAKYLAGDISSDEMEEVIDWSNLSSENKKIFSEVMRLHVSWDTIRYKDTAFVDQALMEVNKKIDGLSRKRLLHKVMQYAAVLLFLFFSSYGGYKYFKSETPISIVVKPGIDIKKVVLADGTSVWLKGGSTLKYPKSFSNESRQVSLQGEAFFEVTKNMKTQALFNVFTDYNTIQVRGTSFDVKVDEKNKTVETILVSGRIEMLDMERNKVMDVSPGEKVTYSYNENEYTTEAVDINIQTAWRLRQFVFENTTLREIVNKLSVKFNVNINIESSALAQRKFRCVINEDEELVDILNLLEYLAPIRYKVEGKEVFIYERTK from the coding sequence ATGACATTTGATTACGGACTTTTGGCAAAATATTTAGCAGGTGATATCTCTTCCGATGAAATGGAAGAGGTGATCGATTGGAGCAATTTGTCTTCTGAAAATAAAAAGATATTTTCGGAAGTGATGCGCTTGCATGTTTCATGGGATACAATCCGTTATAAAGATACAGCCTTTGTCGATCAGGCTTTGATGGAAGTTAACAAAAAGATTGATGGTTTAAGTCGTAAACGGCTTCTGCATAAGGTTATGCAATATGCAGCAGTACTTTTGTTTTTGTTTTTCTCCTCTTATGGAGGTTATAAATATTTCAAGTCTGAGACACCTATAAGCATCGTCGTTAAGCCGGGTATTGACATCAAAAAAGTTGTACTTGCTGATGGAACATCTGTTTGGCTGAAAGGCGGATCAACGTTGAAATATCCGAAATCCTTTTCAAACGAAAGTCGTCAAGTTTCTTTGCAGGGAGAAGCTTTCTTTGAAGTGACGAAGAATATGAAAACCCAGGCGTTGTTTAATGTTTTTACCGATTATAATACGATTCAGGTAAGAGGAACTTCATTTGATGTCAAGGTGGATGAAAAAAATAAGACAGTTGAAACGATTCTAGTTAGTGGACGAATAGAAATGTTGGATATGGAACGGAATAAAGTGATGGATGTCTCTCCGGGTGAAAAAGTAACGTATAGTTACAATGAAAATGAATATACGACAGAGGCGGTAGATATAAATATCCAGACGGCTTGGAGGTTAAGGCAGTTTGTTTTTGAGAATACGACTCTGCGCGAAATCGTAAATAAGTTATCCGTAAAATTTAATGTAAACATTAATATCGAATCTTCAGCTCTTGCACAACGTAAATTTCGCTGTGTGATCAATGAAGACGAGGAGCTGGTCGATATTCTGAATCTGTTGGAATATCTGGCTCCGATCCGTTATAAGGTGGAAGGTAAGGAAGTTTTTATATATGAACGAACTAAATAA
- a CDS encoding RNA polymerase sigma-70 factor, which yields MKEGNREAFNSLFRYYYPRVMAYTAAMVEQEVAEDIVQDVFLYVWENRRKLYAGEGFHSYLFQSAYTRCLDHLKKQQSVGKYSLHVEEAYLKEYNELFKVESSVMEDLYSKDFYKRLYDLLDQLPAQRRKVFILTYINGMKTKDVATQTQIPQRTVESHIYLTLKYLKGKMSKKDFYLLYILLLTEGMILKNIS from the coding sequence ATAAAAGAAGGAAACCGGGAAGCTTTTAATAGTCTTTTTCGTTATTATTATCCCCGTGTTATGGCGTATACTGCTGCTATGGTGGAACAAGAGGTTGCTGAAGATATCGTTCAGGATGTTTTTTTATATGTATGGGAAAATCGCAGGAAGTTATATGCGGGAGAGGGTTTTCATTCCTACTTATTTCAATCGGCTTATACGCGTTGTCTGGATCATCTAAAGAAACAACAATCGGTAGGAAAATACAGTCTACATGTAGAAGAGGCTTATTTGAAGGAGTATAACGAATTATTTAAGGTAGAATCTTCTGTTATGGAAGATTTATATTCGAAAGATTTTTATAAACGGTTGTATGATTTGTTAGATCAACTGCCTGCTCAGCGACGTAAAGTCTTTATTCTGACTTATATAAATGGAATGAAAACAAAAGATGTTGCTACACAAACTCAAATACCACAAAGAACAGTGGAAAGTCACATTTATCTGACTCTTAAATATTTGAAGGGAAAGATGTCTAAAAAAGACTTTTACCTGTTGTATATTTTACTACTTACAGAAGGAATGATTCTGAAAAATATTTCCTGA